CCTTGATGGTGGACGGCATATTCTCGCCAGTCAAGAAAGTCAAATACGAGGTACAAGATGCCAGGGTTGGTCAGAGGACGGACTACGAGCGACTCATATTGGACATATGGACCAATGGTGTCGCGAAGCCGGAGGAAGCCGTTGCAGAGGCTGCTGGCATACTGGAGGGCTACTTCTCAAGGATTAAGACCTTCCTCGGAGGGGCGGATTTGGTGATTCCTCAGGAGCCCGAGGAACCGGAGGAAGGGGAGGAGCTTGAAGAAAAGGACTCCATGAGCGAAGAGGAAAAAATGCTCTTGGCCAAGCCCATAAAGGAGCTAGAGCTTTCCATAAGGAGCGAGAATTGTCTCTTAAGGGGTGGAGTTCACACTGTAGGTGATCTTATCTCCAAGGGGAGAAACGAATTGCTTAAGATTAGAAATCTTGGAAAGATCTCCCTTAGGGAAATAGAAGAAAAACTTAAGAAATACGGTCTTGAACTACAAGATGGGGCTTCGGAAGAAAAAAGTGAAGCTACCTCTGCAGAAGCGAAGGAGGATTGAGTCCAATGAGGCATCGAGTGGATAGAAGAACTCTTGGACGCTTTGGTAGTCACAGAAGAGCAATGCTTTCAAACATGGCTGCGGAGCTCTTCTTGAAGGAAAAAATAGAGACTACCCTTCCAAGGGCGAAGGAACTTAGGAGGGTGGCAGAGAGGTTGATAACCAAAGCGAAGCTTGGAGGACTGCATAACAGAAGGTTAGTGGCGTCAAGGATGCCAAACAAGATGGCGGTCAAGAAGCTCTTTGACGATATCGCCAAGAGATACGCCAACAGAAATGGTGGTTACACCAGGATAGTTAGGACTACGTATAGGTTCGGGGATGGTGCTCAGAAAGCTATAATCGAGCTAGTTGAGGAGTCATGATATCCCAGGAAGAATACATAATAGAGGCAAAGGGCCTTAGCTTCTTTTATCCCGGAGCAGAAAGTCCTGTTCTAAGAAATGTGGACCTCAGACTGCGTAGAGGGGAATGGCTTGCAATACTAGGGGCTAACGGTTCTGGGAAATCTACATTAGCCAAGCATTTCAACGCCCTGCTACTACCTACGCAGGGCGCTTGTTTTGTTTATGGCCTTGATACCAAGAGTGCTCAAGGACAATTAGAGGCCCGAAAGAACGTAACCTTGGTCTTTCAAAATCCTGACAACCAAATAGTTGCGGCTATAGTGGAAGAGGATGTGGCCTTTGGCCCTGAAAACCTTGGGATACCCTCGGTCAAGATACAAGAAAGGGTAAGGAAAGCGTTGAAGATTACCGGGTTATATGAAGTCAGAACTAAGCCCACTTATACCCTTTCTGGGGGTCAGAAGCAACGCCTGGCTATAGCAGGTGCTATTGCTATGGAGCCTGCCTGTATGGTCTTGGATGAGGCTACCTCAATGCTTGACCCCAAGGGAAGGAGAGAGATAAATGATGTCCTCTGCAAATTGCACAGGGGAGGAATGACCTTGGTCTCCATAACTCATAGGCTAGAGGAGATAGTGGCTTGTGATCAATGTATAGTCCTTTCCAAGGGCACAAAAGTGTGGGAGGGAGCCCCAAAGGATTTATTGGCTATGGGTGAGGGACTTATTGAATGGGGCCTTAGGGTTCCACCATTGGTTGAGCTTTGTAATCGTCTGAAGCTCTCAGGAGTTTTGCCCAAGGATATTTTACCCAAAATTGACGAGATGGTGGATGCCCTATGTCCATAATTGTAGATGATCTTGTTTATGTTTACCATCAGGGGACTCCCCTGGAGACAGAGGCCCTTAAAGGAGTGAGTATGGAAGCTAACCCTGGAGAATGGGTTTCCGTAGTGGGACATACTGGCAGTGGCAAATCTACGTTAGCCCAGCATTTGAATGCTCTCTTGGTTCCTACGAAGGGGAAAGTGGAAGTAGATGGTATTCTTGTAGGAGATGACACCAGGGAGCATAGGAAAATAAGGCAGAGAGTGGGTCTTATATTTCAATATCCGGAGCAACAACTATTTGAAGAGACAGTATTTGCCGAGGTAGCTTTTGGCCCAAGGAATTGGGGAGTCAGCGAGGAGGAAATTCCTGTAAGAGTTCGGGAAGCTTTACAAGCTGTTGGATTGGATGAATCTTTTTGGGAGCGTAATCCCTTTCAGCTTTCTGGGGGCGAAAAAAGAAGAGTTGCTATTGCTTCCATACTTTCCATAAGGCCTAGATATTTGGTCTTGGATGAGCCCACTGCGGGGTTGGACTCCAAAGGAAGGGACGAGCTTTGCTCCCTGTTGAGGCAACTAAAGGTGTCCGGGACGGGAATTATTCATGTCACCCATGATCTTGAACTGGCTTTGGAATATAGTGACAAAATCCTTGTGTTGGAAAGTGGGAAAGCCTTATTTTGGGGTAGCCCCGAGGTAATAGTGGAGGAATTAATAGAGAGGGAAATAGAAGGGTTAGTGGTGCCTCCGGTTGTTGAGTTGGCAAGGCGATTGAGAGATGTAGGTTTCGATGTGCCTGTCACCTGGAAGGCACAGACCTTAGCTTCTGCGATAGAGGAGAAATTTCAAAAATGAAGTTCTTGAATCATTTGACCCTTGACCAATATGTGCCTGCTGATTCTGTAATTCACCGCATGGACCCCAGGGCCAAGATAATTGGGGTAGTGATGGTCCTATCGGGGATTTTTGCAGTCCACAGGGTAGAAGGTTTTTTGCTCTGGTCACTTTTGCTTCTTATTGTAGTTAAGTTATCTAAACTGCCGATTTCCATGGTATTGAGATCTGCAAGGCCCGTCATCATTCTGGTGCTGTTCACGTCTTTGATTCATTTGTTCTTCACCAAGGGAGAGGTAATATTCCAGTACGCCTTCTTGAGCATAACCCGGGAAGGCGTGTTGATGGCTGTAAAGATAAGCTTGAGGCTGGTTTTGCTTGTCATGTATGCTGGATTGTTGACCCTTACAACGAGCCCAACAGAACTTGCAGACGGCTTGGAAAGCATATTCAGTCCTCTCAAGCGATTTGGTTTTCCAGCTCATGAGATGGCTATGATGATGACCATAGCAATAAGGTTTATTCCTACGTTGCTGGATGAAACAGATAGAATAGTTAAAGCTCAGATAGCAAGGGGAGCAGAGTTAGACCAAGGAGGAATAATGAAGAGGATTCGCTCTTTCATTCCCATCCTGGTACCCCTTTTTGTGATCGTTTTTCAGAGAGCAGAGGATTTGGCCGTTGCCATGGAATCTCGTAATTACAGAGGAGGCGAAGGGAGAACCCGTATGTACCCTTTGGTTTGGAGCCTCAAGGAGACAGTCTTCATGCTCGTTGCTGCTTTGGTTACGTTCCTCGTTATCATGTGGGATAAGAGGGTATGGCTTTAATGGCACGGTACGCTATGCAGGTTTCCTATAAAGGAAAGGATTTCTCAGGGTGGCAAAAACAGCCTAACTCCAGGACCGTTCAAGGGGTGTTGGAGAGTGCCCTGGAGTTACTTGCTGGGCATCCAGTTACTGTTTACGGAGCTGGGCGGACGGACAAGGGAGTTCATGCATTAGGACAGGTGGCATCCTTCGACCTGAATAGGCATTGGGCGCCAGAAAAGCTTCTTTTAGCTGTAAACGCCCATTTGCCGAAAGATGTAAGGGTTATGAGGATGCGCTATGTAGATAATTCCTTTCATGCCCGCTACAGTGCGTTGTGGAGGGAGTACGTATATTTCATATGGACAGGGAGAGTGTGTTTCCCTCACTTTAGTGATTATGTGTGGCACAGGAAACAGAAATGGGATATATCGAAAGCCCGAAGGGCCTGTAAGCTTTTTTGGGGGACCAAGGACTATAGGGCATTTTGTAGGAAAAGTGAGTGTCCACCAAGTGCCTTTAGAACCATACATAAGGCCGAGGTTTTCTCTCGAGGTGACCTAGTGTGGTTCAGGGTAAGAGGCGACTCTTTTCTAACGAACATGGTTAGAATAATGGTTGGAACTTTGGATTATATATGCACAGGCAAAAAAGATATAGATTACCTCGAGGAACTTCTGCAGGGCAAAGCCGAAAGGCCCGATGCAGGGCCTACTGCTCCGGCGGATGGCTTGTTCTTTTGGCGGGTGGGTTACCCTTGGTCTTTGTGGTAGATAAAGGAGATATTGAGCTTAGGGGCATATATAGGATATAGTTTTGAGTTAGTAGCGTTAGTTCTAAGGGGGTATAAGATCGTGTGGGGTGTCGACATAGGAATAGATTTGGGTACTGCCAACGTTCTCATCTACATGAAAGGCAAGGGCGTCGTCCTTAGGGAACCCTCTGTGGTAGCTGTGGATTTGAACACCGATAGGATATTGGCTGTAGGCGATGAAGCTAAGAAGATGTTGGGGCGTACCCCAGGGAACGTAGTTGCTGTAAGGCCACTTAGGGATGGTGTCATTGCCGATTACACCATGACTGAGGCCATGCTTCGATATTTTCTGAAAAAGGTCACGCCGGGGCTCAGCCGTTTCTTCAGGCGAAGAGTTATGGTATGTGTGCCTTCAGGTGCCACAGACGTGGAGAGGAGGGCTGTCCTTGAGGCAGCGGTGGAGATAGGTGCCAAGGAGGCCTACCTAATAGAAGAACCCATGTCTGCCGCCATAGGAGCCAATCTTGATATAGCAGAGCCAAGGGGGAATATGGTTGTCGACATAGGGGGAGGAACCACTGATATAGCGGTCATATCCTATGGAGGCATAGTGGTTACTCAGTCCCTTAGAGTCGGGGGAGATAAGCTTGATGAGAGCATAACCAAGTACATCAGAAAGGAGCATAACCTTGCCATTGGTGAACAGACAGCGGAGGATATAAAGATTGCTATAGGTACATGTATGCCAAACCTAGATGAGGAGAAAAAAATGGTGATCAAGGGCAGAGACCTGGTTCATGGTCTTCCCAAGCAGATAGAGATAACCTCGAGCTTTGTCGCCTCTGCTATAGAGGAGGAAGTTCATTCCATAATTGAGGGAATAAAGCAGGTGCTGGAGCAGACGCCACCGGAGCTGTCCGCAGACATTATAGACAGAGGGATCACTCTTACTGGAGGAGGAGCGCTTCTTAAAGGTCTCCCTGAGAGGGTTACGGAAAGCACCGGGATACCTGCGTATGTAGCAGATTCGCCTTTGGAGTGTGTGGCTATTGGGACGGGAAAGGCTCTAGATGAGCTGGACGTGCTGAAGGCCAACGGTTCCCTTATTGGAGCATCCAGAAAGAGAAGCCGCAAAGGCCGCTAGCCGGCGGAAGGGGTGAAAAACTTGATTAGTGAACGGTGGTGGTCTGGAGGTTTACGTTTTTCCTGTTTGGGTTGTGGAAGGTGTTGCAGAGGGGAACCTGGTTGCGTCTGGATTACACCAGAGGAGGTAAAGAAGCTAGCTGAGTTCTTGTCCCTTACAGAGACGAAGTTTTTAAGTAAATATACGTATAGTGTGGATGGAAGGGTGAGCCTCAGAGAAAAACAAAATGGCGAATGTGTGTTTTACGATAGTGACACCAATAAGTGCTCAATCTACGAATATAGGCCTCTTCAATGCAGGCTTTTCCCCTTCTGGCCTTCTCTTATGAAAAACAAGGAAAACTGGGAGTGGGAAAAACGCAGATGTCCGGGTATAGGCGAGGGAGAACTTCATAGCGCCCAAGAGATACAACAATGCTTAAACGAAGCCCCCTTCGAGGATCTATAAGGTTTCCATATAAGAAACAAGTGCATTCAAATAAAAAACAATTGTTGCAATAAGAACGATGAAGAGTATAATAAAACAGAGAACGCTAGTTTCTCTGTTTTTCTTTTTTGATTATTGCTTGAAAATTTCGCATATAAGAAATAAACTAAAAGTTGAAAACAGTATATGAAAAGGTGTACGATAAAAGGGAGAAAGGTGTATTTTCAAAAAAAAGAGGAGGGGCAGGATAATGGCAAAGGTTAACAGAGATGTGGCACCGCAGGACGTTTTCAAGGAGATTGAAAAACTTTTATTGCGGGACGGTTTTGACATTGTAATTGACATGGAGAAGTCCCAAGGATCTCATATGGTCAACAAACTAAACGGCGAAGTTTGGCTGGACTTTTACACGTTCTTCGCATCGTCTCCTTTTGGGATGAACCACCCCAAGCTGGCCAACGACGAATTCAAGGAAACCATTTTCAGGGCGGCCATAAACAAAGTAGCAAACTCCGATATCTACACTACGGAAATGGCAAAGTTCATAAAGACCTTTGGCGAAGTTGCCATGCCTGAAGGTTTCAATCACATCTTCTTGATAGATTACGGTACCCTTGCGGTAGAGAACACGTTCAAGGTAGCCATGGACTGGAAGGTCCAGAAACTCTTGCAAAAGGGCAAGATAAGCAAAGGAGATGCAATAAGCGGAAGGAAAGGTACCAAGGTCATTCACTTCAACGAAGCGTTCCATGGCCGTAGCGGATACACTCTAACTACGACCAATACTCATGACCCCAATAAATATCAGTACTTTGCTAAATTCGATTGGCCAAGGGTTATAAATCCCAAGATATTCTGGCCTTTAGAAGAGAATCTCGGCGTAGTGGAATGGTTGGAGAGGGTGGCCATAAAACAGATAAAACAAGCTATATGGGACAATCCTGATGATATTTGTGCCATCATCATAGAGACGATACAAGGTGAAGGTGGAGACAACCACTTCAGGACCGAGTTCTTCAAGCAGTTGCGTGAGATATGTGATGAAAACGAAATCCTCCTTATTTTTGATGAAGTACAGTGCGGAATGGGTATAACCGGCAAGATGTGGGCTTGGGAACACCATTCTCCAGTGAAACCGGACATGTTCGCCTTCGGTAAGAAATCCCAGGTTTGCGGCCTTGTGGCTGGCCCAAGGGTGGACGAAGTTGAGCACAACTGCTTCAAGGTCTCAAGCCGCATAAACTCCACTTGGGGAGGAAACTTGGTGGATATGGTGAGAGCCACCCGTTATCTTGAGATTTACGAAGAGGACAACATTTTAGACTATGTTGCCAATACCGCAGGCCCTGCGCTACTTGAAGGCTTGAAGGCTATTCAGAAGGAGTTCCCCAAACTTATGAGCAACGTGCGCGGTAAAGGTCTAATGTGCGCCTATGACTTGCCGAATGACGAGCTGAGGACCAAAGCAATAAAGAAATTCTGGGCCAAGAAGATGCTGGTCCTGCCGTGCGGAGATGTATCCATCAGGTTCCGTCCAGCTTTGAACGTGCCTCTGGAGGACCTGCAGAAGGCTTTGGATTTGACAAGAGAGGTGTTTACGGAGCTGAGCAAGGAGATATAACGAAAGACAATCAGAATCTTTTAAATTTCTTAAGGGGGAAGTTTTACTTCCCCCTTAAGTTTTTGGTATTTATACGTAAAGAAAAATTGTAATAATTCTGTTATTATTAGCACGCAGGAGGTAGGTGCGTTTGCTCACTAGCTTTTCTGATATCAATTGGAAGCTGATTTTGATACTGCTATTAGTAAGTTGTGTCGTTGCCTTCATAGGTGACGTCGTTGGAATGCGCGTTGGCAAAAAGAGGATATCCATATTTGGCCTTAGGCCAAGGTACACATCCTCTCTCATAACCGTGCTTTCTGGCTTGTTTATCATGCTATTTACCCTAGCTGTTTTGCTCACAACTTCGGAGACGGTTCGAACGGCTATATTCAGTATGAAGATAGTACAAAGGCAGATAACGGACTTGACGGCTCAGCTTCAGGAGAGCCGGTCAGAGTTAGATGACCTGAAGGAGGAACTAGAGGCAAGTAAAAGGGAGCTTCTTAAGAAGCAGGAAGAACTGTCCGAAGTAGAGGAGAGATTGAGAGAAAGCGAAGAAAGGCTTGCTAAAGCAGAAGGGGAACTGCGTGAGGCGCGAAAGGCTCAAAGCAAGGCCGAAAAGAATTTAGAGGCATTGGAGAGGATAAAAAAAGACCTCCAAGAGGATATCAAGGTGTTGCAGGCGGAGTCCCAAGCTCTAAAACAAGGACTTGAAGAACTAAAGGAAGGCAAGATTGTAGTCTTCTCCGGTGAGGTAATAGCGGAGAAGCTCTTAACTTCGAACCCCAATGGGTGGGACCCTAGCGTCGTTGAGAGCGAACTTATAAGGTCCGCTCAGAGGAACATAGCTTTCAGGGCGAAATCCAAGCCGGAAGACATAAAAATAGAGTTGGAAGAAAACGTAAGAAAATCCATAGAAGAATACTGTAAACAGAACAAAAGGTACATCCTTCGGCTTGTGGCTCTCGAAAATACAGTAAGGGGCAGGCCCATTCTTGCGGGCCTAGTGGGCTTTGAAAGTAAATTGATATACAAGAAGGGACATACGCTGGCTGTGGAGATACTACCAGCAGGATTGGATAGGGACAGCGCAGAGATGTACTTATACGGTATTTTAAGGGAGGTAAATGTAAAGGCAAAAGAGGATGGAGTCCTTCCTGATCCAATCAGGGGAACCGTCGGGAACCTGGATGCTCTTGATTTCTTCAATGTTTTGGAGAAAATAGAAAATGCCGAAAAAACTTTGAAAATTGTAGTAGAAGCAGCAGAAGATATCTATACGGAAGGGCCTGTTCGTGTTAAAATTCATGTTCTGCAATTAGAATAAATTCTTGGAGGGCGGTCATGTTAATAGTTGCTTGCCAGGCATGTGGTGAGACTGCAATTTTGCCAGGTACTCCTGATGTCGATGGAGTTGCCAGAATCGTCTTCAGTTGTCCTTATTGCTGTACTAGCCAGGTGCTTCAATTGCAGGTCGCTGGAGATGGCAGAGGAAACTTAAGAAAGATCGTGGCTGGCATGTCATTCAGCGTGAAACAAAGGGTCGAGGAGAAGGCGCTCTAAAATGGAAGAACAGAGTTTGCCTATGCGCTACTTCTTTTATGACAGTAAAGAGGCAGTTAACCCAGACGAACTTTTAACGTTGTACCGCTTCACTAAGTGGGGAAAGAGTAGGTCCTTGGAGCAAATAGAAAAAATGCTTCAAGGAACGTCCATGTGCTTTTCCGTCCGTTACGATGGAAAGCTCGTGGCATTTTGCCGCATGCTTACAGATTTTGTCTTCAGAGCTTCTTTGTGGGACATAATGGTACATCCTGACCATCAGGGAAAGGGACTCGGCTCTTTGCTATTGAAGTATGTTTTGGAACATCCCAGGATAAAAGACATACCTTTGATAATAACTTACACTAGTGAACTTTCTGTATTCCTGCAGAAGCTTGGGTTTGAACAGAAAGAGGGAGCAATGCTTTTGCTGAGAAGGCCAATAGAGTATACCTAGGATGCAGGAAAGCAGAAGTAATGATTGATAATGAGGAAAGCAAATGTACAAATTTGGAGGTGGAAAAGGTTGACGAGCAAGTTTCTTTTGACGTCAGAATCAGTTACGGAAGGACACCCTGACAAGCTAGCTGACCAAATTTCCGATGGAGTATTGGATGCCATATTGGCTGAGGATCCTTATGGGAGAGTAGCCTGTGAGACTTTGGTCACCACAGGATTGGTGGTTATTGCTGGAGAAATAACCACAAGTTGCTATGTGGACATTCCTAGATTGACAAGGCAGATCATAAAAGATATCGGTTATACGAGGGCGAAGTACGGATTTGATGGGGATACCTGCGCTGTTATCACTGCGATCGATGAGCAATCTCCAGATATCAAAGGTGGGGTAGATGAAGCAATAGAGGTAAGAGAAAAAGGCCAAATAACCGATGAGCTGGATAGAGTTGGCGCAGGAGATCAGGGGATAATGGTAGGTTATGCCTGCGACGAGACAGAGGAATTCCTTCCTCTTCCTATAGCTTTGGCTCATCGCTTGGCCAGGCGGCTGAGCTTTGTACGAAAAGAGAAGATCCTGCCTTACCTCAGACCAGATGGGAAGACCCAGGTGACTGTTGAGTATGAGAATGGCAAAGCCGTACAAATCGATACTGTCGTAGTATCTACCCAGCATCATCCAGCAGTAGAAAACGACCAGATAGAGCAGGACATAATCGAAGAGGTAATAAATCCCATAATTCCAGAGCATTTAGTTCCTAGGAAGCCGAGGATATTGGTAAACCCCAGTGGGAGGTTTGTCCTTGGTGGCCCGATGGCAGATACGGGATTGACGGGAAGGAAGATAATGGTGGACACTTACGGGGGAGTTATCCCTCACGGAGGCGGTGCCTTCTCTGGTAAGGACCCAACAAAGGTCGACAGGTCTGCAGCTTACATGGCCAGATACGCGGCAAAGAACGTGGTAGCGGCAGGCCTGGCGAAGGAGTGTAAGATACAGGTTGCTTATGCCATAGGTATGGCCCATCCCGTCTCCATAATGGTAGACACCAATGGGACTGGTGTGTTGCCTGACCCCAAGATTACTCAGCTTGTCATTGAGCATTTTGACTTCAGGCCGGCGGCCATTATAAGAGATTTGGAGATGCGCAAGCCTCAATACCGCAGGTTGGCTGCATATGGCCACATGGGTAGAGTCGACCTTGATCCGATGCCTGCATGGGAAAGGACCGATAGAACGGAGCAGCTTAGGGAGGCCGCAGAAAAGCTCTAAGGTAAGGTGTAATTACGTAGCGACGCTCGTAAACCATGGATTTTAAGTTGCGCCAGTTGATAGTAGAGGGGCTTTCTCACTTGCTTTGGCCAGTGGAATGCCCCTTTTGTAAAAGGTTGGGAGTGGTAGCTTGCGACGGGTGCATGGATTTGGCTTTAAGTGAAGGAGGCACCTCGTGCCTTAAATGTATGGGCAAATATCCGTGTCCTGTCCACGCTGACAGATCTCTTCCTCTCTATTGGGGAGCTATTCATGAGGGTAAGGTTAGGGAGGCCGTTCACCTGTTAAAGTATGGTCACATCAAGAGCTTGGGGATCAAAATGGGGCATGCATTGGCAAGGAACTTGCCCATAGAGGGACCCATAGATGCCTTGGTCCCCGTACCTTTGCACATAGGTTCTGTACGGCCCTTCAATCAGGCCTTTGAGATCGCGAAAGGCCTGGGCCAGGCCCTAGGGGTACCGGTTTTCGATGTGCTCTCCTGGAGAGAGGAACTTTCATGTCAGGTAAGCAAGTCCCCCGTGGAACGGCGTATGTTACCCGAGGGCGTAATAGTTTTCAAGGATGATGTAAAGGTCCCAGATGGCAAGGGAATAATTATAGTAGACGACGTGTGTACCACCGGCACGACTATTGAAAGGTGTAGAAAAGCACTGGAGAAAAAAGGTTTCCAGGTAGTTGGAGCGGTGGTATGGTCTTTGGGTGGAAGTAGCAAGTGATGCCCTCTACTCAATTTCATGAAAGCTTTGGATCTCTATGCCCTTTTCCTTGCAAGTTTTTACGATGTAATCTTTTTGGTCGCAAGGGAAACGGCACGCAAGGCCGCAGCTTGAGGATATGGAGCGGGGAACGGGGACGATCTTGACGCTTAAGCCTTCTTTTCTGAAGCTTCTCTCGAACAAGATGGCCATGTGGGTGGTTTCAAAGGTAGCAATACACTGCAATCTATAATCACCTCGCTTGAGATTATTGTATCTTTTAGGTAATTATAACTAGACCAGAAACTTTGTGAAGGTTAAAATATGCAAGTAAAGATTCTAGGAGGAGGTTTTTACATGACAAGAGGTACAAGAAGCATAATGATGGTGGCCGTTTTATCCCTCTTTTTAACAGTTTCTTTGGCTGGTGTTGCTTTAGCAGCGGATACCATAGGGGTTTTGGATCCTCAGAAGGTCTTGTTCCAGCATCCTAAGTTTCAGGAAGTGCAGAAAGAAATAAAGGCTATGATGGAGAAAAAACAAGCCGAGGCAAAAGCAGCAATCGAAAAAGCCACGGACGACAAGGAGAAGCAGAAAATATTCAACACGAAAAGACAGGAAGCGGCGATGGAAGAACAGAAACTTATGCAGCCCCTTTTTAAGGACATTGACCTTGCAATAAGGACGGTTGCCAAAACTAAAGGCATCACCATCGTCCTGGATAAAGCTCAGGTCTTTTTCGGAGGAGTGGACATAACAGAGGACGTTATCCAGAACTTGAAGAAGAAATACGCAACCCAATAATCAGGTAAGAAGGAAGGCTTTGTGAATTCTAAAAGGGGGGTGAGACTCACCCCCCCTTTTTAGTGCTTCGTAGTTCCAAGATATGCGGCTTCGACCTCTGGGTTTGCTAGAAGTTCGTGGGCAGGTCCTTCCATCAGGATCTCTCCCGTTTGTAGCACATACCCTCGATGGGATAGCATGAGCGCCTGTTTTGCATTTTGTTCAACCAGGAGGATGGTTACGCCTTCAGAGTTTATCCGCTTAAGCTCTTTGAAAATGTCCTTTATTATTATGGGCGCCAAGCCAAGAGAAGGTTCGTCAAGCAAAAGTAGCTTAGGCCTTGACATAAGGGCTCTCCCAATTGCCAGCATCTGCTGTTCTCCTCCCGATAGGGTGCCGGCATGCTGGTTCCTTCTTTCCTGTAGTCTTGGGAACAGCGAGTATACCCACTCGAGGTCACGTTCGATGTTCTCCCTGTCCTTGCGGGGGAAAGCCCCCATCATTAGGTTCTCATAAACTGTAAGAGGAGCGAACACTTTACGTCCCT
The DNA window shown above is from Thermovirga lienii DSM 17291 and carries:
- a CDS encoding cobalt transport protein (PFAM: Cobalt transport protein~COGs: COG0619 ABC-type cobalt transport system permease component CbiQ and related transporter~InterPro IPR003339~KEGG: aco:Amico_0660 cobalt transport protein~PFAM: cobalt transport protein~SPTR: Cobalt transport protein), producing MKFLNHLTLDQYVPADSVIHRMDPRAKIIGVVMVLSGIFAVHRVEGFLLWSLLLLIVVKLSKLPISMVLRSARPVIILVLFTSLIHLFFTKGEVIFQYAFLSITREGVLMAVKISLRLVLLVMYAGLLTLTTSPTELADGLESIFSPLKRFGFPAHEMAMMMTIAIRFIPTLLDETDRIVKAQIARGAELDQGGIMKRIRSFIPILVPLFVIVFQRAEDLAVAMESRNYRGGEGRTRMYPLVWSLKETVFMLVAALVTFLVIMWDKRVWL
- a CDS encoding LSU ribosomal protein L17P (PFAM: Ribosomal protein L17~TIGRFAM: ribosomal protein L17~COGs: COG0203 Ribosomal protein L17~InterPro IPR000456~KEGG: aco:Amico_0657 ribosomal protein L17~PFAM: ribosomal protein L17~SPTR: 50S ribosomal protein L17;~TIGRFAM: ribosomal protein L17), with protein sequence MRHRVDRRTLGRFGSHRRAMLSNMAAELFLKEKIETTLPRAKELRRVAERLITKAKLGGLHNRRLVASRMPNKMAVKKLFDDIAKRYANRNGGYTRIVRTTYRFGDGAQKAIIELVEES
- a CDS encoding DNA-directed RNA polymerase subunit alpha (PFAM: RNA polymerase Rpb3/Rpb11 dimerisation domain; RNA polymerase Rpb3/RpoA insert domain; Bacterial RNA polymerase, alpha chain C terminal domain~TIGRFAM: DNA-directed RNA polymerase, alpha subunit, bacterial and chloroplast-type~COGs: COG0202 DNA-directed RNA polymerase alpha subunit/40 kD subunit~InterProIPR011260: IPR011773: IPR011261: IPR011262: IPR 011263~KEGG: tai:Taci_1155 DNA-directed RNA polymerase, alpha subunit~PFAM: RNA polymerase insert; RNA polymerase dimerisation; RNA polymerase alpha subunit domain protein~SMART: RNA polymerase RpoA/D/Rpb3-type~SPTR: DNA-directed RNA polymerase, alpha subunit;~TIGRFAM: DNA-directed RNA polymerase, alpha subunit), which codes for MEHIRPEIRVEESTPQYGKIVVEPLERGYGVTLGNALRRVLLSSIRGASVTAVRIEGVVHEFSTIEGVREDVIELILNLKHVPVKSYASEVKVLRLEAVGPKVVTAADIQPDSQVEFVDPDAVICHLADGARVEMDIYVENGTGYASPSRPRPSYLPVDALMVDGIFSPVKKVKYEVQDARVGQRTDYERLILDIWTNGVAKPEEAVAEAAGILEGYFSRIKTFLGGADLVIPQEPEEPEEGEELEEKDSMSEEEKMLLAKPIKELELSIRSENCLLRGGVHTVGDLISKGRNELLKIRNLGKISLREIEEKLKKYGLELQDGASEEKSEATSAEAKED
- a CDS encoding ABC transporter related protein (PFAM: ABC transporter; Cobalt ATP-binding cassette C terminal~TIGRFAM: cobalt transport protein ATP-binding subunit~COGs: COG1122 ABC-type cobalt transport system ATPase component~InterPro IPR017871: IPR003439: IPR003593~KEGG: tai:Taci_1153 ABC transporter related protein~PFAM: ABC transporter related~SMART: AAA ATPase~SPTR: ABC transporter related protein), yielding MISQEEYIIEAKGLSFFYPGAESPVLRNVDLRLRRGEWLAILGANGSGKSTLAKHFNALLLPTQGACFVYGLDTKSAQGQLEARKNVTLVFQNPDNQIVAAIVEEDVAFGPENLGIPSVKIQERVRKALKITGLYEVRTKPTYTLSGGQKQRLAIAGAIAMEPACMVLDEATSMLDPKGRREINDVLCKLHRGGMTLVSITHRLEEIVACDQCIVLSKGTKVWEGAPKDLLAMGEGLIEWGLRVPPLVELCNRLKLSGVLPKDILPKIDEMVDALCP
- a CDS encoding cobalt ABC transporter, ATPase subunit (PFAM: ABC transporter~TIGRFAM: cobalt transport protein ATP-binding subunit~COGs: COG1122 ABC-type cobalt transport system ATPase component~InterProIPR017871: IPR003439: IPR015856: IPR005876: IPR 003593~KEGG: tai:Taci_1152 ABC transporter related protein~PFAM: ABC transporter related~SMART: AAA ATPase~SPTR: ABC transporter related protein;~TIGRFAM: cobalt ABC transporter, ATPase subunit), with amino-acid sequence MSIIVDDLVYVYHQGTPLETEALKGVSMEANPGEWVSVVGHTGSGKSTLAQHLNALLVPTKGKVEVDGILVGDDTREHRKIRQRVGLIFQYPEQQLFEETVFAEVAFGPRNWGVSEEEIPVRVREALQAVGLDESFWERNPFQLSGGEKRRVAIASILSIRPRYLVLDEPTAGLDSKGRDELCSLLRQLKVSGTGIIHVTHDLELALEYSDKILVLESGKALFWGSPEVIVEELIEREIEGLVVPPVVELARRLRDVGFDVPVTWKAQTLASAIEEKFQK